The genomic DNA AGAATATTCAGGCCATTATCGAGATCGGTAAGGTTTGTTTTCCCCGGGTGCTTCCCTGCCTGGATCATGTCCTCTTCCGTAATGCTGCTCACAAGGCCATTGCCGGGTTCTATGAACTGGCACCCGCCGAGAACAAGATTGCCGTTGATCAATTCATAGAGTGCCGCCTCCTGTTCCGGGTTTTCCCCATAACGGAGCCCCTTCTCAATAAGCTCCCCCGTCTTCTCATCCGGTATCCGCCAGGTCCTTTTCCTGTATATCAGAGTTTGCTCGCCAAACTTGATGATTATCTCGATCGGGAAATGATCATCCATAACAGTACGGTACATCTTTTTTATATCCGGCATAAGAGCGCCTCCTTTAAGAAATGGTTATAAAAAAAGCAATATATGCCACGCAGATGCCCCGAGAAACAAGGTATTGATGCACGAATTGAACTGCATCTGTTGGTTACCGGAAAATTGCCTGCTCCCCTGTCACTTTCGCTGCGAACTGCCGATCTGAAGGAACACCTCACTGTTCTCCGTCCTGCGGAAAAATCGTCGCTATTCCTGCCCGTCTTTCTTTGTCTTTATGTATTCTTTTCTCACCTTAAGGGTTTCCTCGAGCATCAAGAGATATTTGATGTACCTGAATCCCAGTTGCATGAGCGCTACTTCATCTGTCCTGATTTTCTCTGTCTCATCCTTATCGATATCAAACACCTCAAGGAATCTGCTCTCGAACACAAACCTCCTGAACCTGTCGAGATCATAACTGGCGGTATAAATCTGGGCCTGTTTATTGGAATCCAGGTTCTTGCCCATCGGATTTCTCCTGAGCTGTATTTCTTTCCACTCCCTGTTCATCTCATCATAGAGGCTGACTTCCTGATCATCCTTCCAGGACTGTATCGTCCACTCCGTGTCCTCCTCATAGCCCAGACAATGAGGTTCTCTGATGAAGAAATAGAACTCTTCCTTCTCGGGATTTTCGTTTGTCCCTTTTCGTACGGTACCCTGACCTATGGGATAATAGCGGCAGTTTGCAGGCCTGTCCGAATAAATCGTGCAGCCTTCGGCAGTAACGAACGGACATCTCTTCTCCGGACCGTCCAGCATCTTCAGTCTCACAAGCGGATGTGTAGACTTCTCCTCAATTTCCATATAGGTATGCTTCTCAAGGAATTCCTCGGAAGACATCCCGAGTCGTTTCTTGAGTCTCAGGATATCATATGGGGTGAGAAGGATATTGATATTGCTGCAGCATTTGGTAAAGCATTTGATATCCTTATGGCACCTGAACTTAAACTTTGATGTCAGGCTAAGTTGTGTCGGCTCTACGTCTTTCATACTTGGTAACGGCATGGCTATTCAATCCTTTCTGTCCGATTTGCGGCCCTTCCGGCAATGCGCAATACGT from Nitrospirota bacterium includes the following:
- a CDS encoding YkgJ family cysteine cluster protein; amino-acid sequence: MPLPSMKDVEPTQLSLTSKFKFRCHKDIKCFTKCCSNINILLTPYDILRLKKRLGMSSEEFLEKHTYMEIEEKSTHPLVRLKMLDGPEKRCPFVTAEGCTIYSDRPANCRYYPIGQGTVRKGTNENPEKEEFYFFIREPHCLGYEEDTEWTIQSWKDDQEVSLYDEMNREWKEIQLRRNPMGKNLDSNKQAQIYTASYDLDRFRRFVFESRFLEVFDIDKDETEKIRTDEVALMQLGFRYIKYLLMLEETLKVRKEYIKTKKDGQE